The following are encoded in a window of Hippoglossus hippoglossus isolate fHipHip1 chromosome 23, fHipHip1.pri, whole genome shotgun sequence genomic DNA:
- the LOC117757728 gene encoding uncharacterized protein LOC117757728: MVDKMEALLLLLMFFTVPGYSYVLQPKSTVTQIAGLDRDHQSELRGIFISAEERGNGGKREQSEGVSPETNPVRTPVKREMPVEERGEDGLKMDRNQGYEKGNNERRNAPKSNPKNWLQVKSHNTGTQEEEKYDDTDVKFEQTEKPRQELVEEERKSKLVAGISDYYDRRGDAREDEKIITSEKRGNEEREEQGQDVKNAKNNEWKERQREDHILVPLLRTAPAQVESVSAAINTLTQIPPRRNHHNLAPLVPVTPTLVPPISSLPSTPDAKTSPQFFPPVVFIHNPSVSTVVPGEVRSVSPVEDLLFEEMKTPGYHLKQNQEVKAGPNVAQEIHTVVQPESEVTPSVQEATPKPKEAEDLSTKEPNRTPKSNENISTAKLVNFTHKPNMTQATGKPGSDKLMENDTKLAVKQNKSSLSRPPVTEPSARPRLATARTPSTRPTKINRSSKNKKVRKSKDKKRKKDNKTNKTPSEKKKKVTAPTSFPYFLDNYCPPECACYGRVVQCSDKGVGKVPYGIPYNARYVLLMNNHIDSIQLDLLNEYVSMEFLVLSNNRLTDGAIEGAFEGVPALKRLYLDRNLLESIPTDLPFSLEELRLDNNHVGVMSEAAWARCPGLLVLSLSNNSLGNGSEPLANAVLSPLCNLRTLNLNHNQLTLVPMGLPLSIKELYLKGNLIEQFRAGAFNGISELVVLDLSANRLTNKGLLRESLLNTTSLESLNLEGNRLKQVPRHLPRSLKTLNLEGNLISSIKKAAFSTVKNLEHLGLARNKIFKVAIGAFRMLPVLHQLDLCHNTLRQVPRQLPQGLHSVALTHNKIQSVPRDAFCWGNKSLSPSRLVQVQLEHNLIDMGKLDAQAFRCLRGFQVVHFY; the protein is encoded by the exons ATGGTAG ATAAAATGGAAGCACTCTTACTCCTGCTCATGTTCTTCACAGTACCTGGATATTCATATGTTCTGCAACCAA AATCGACCGTGACACAGATCGCTGGGCTGGACAGAGACCACCAGTCTGAGTTGAGAGGTATTTTTATATcggcagaggagaggggaaatgGGGGGAAGAGGGAgcagagtgaaggagtgagtcCAGAGACGAACCCCGTGAGGACGCCTGTCAAGAGGGAAATgcctgtggaggagagaggagaagatgggcTGAAAATGGACAGAAATCAAGGATATGAGAAAGGAAACAATGAGAGGCGGAATGCCCCAAAGTCAAACCCCAAAAACTGGTTACAAGTGAAAAGTCATAACACAGggacacaagaagaagaaaaatatgatgACACAGATGTGAAATTTGAGCAAACGGAGAAGCCGAGACAAGAACtagtggaagaggagagaaaaagcaaGCTGGTTGCAGGGATTAGTGATTATTATGACAGAAGAGGAGACGCTCGTGAGGATGAAAAGATAATTACatcagagaaaagaggaaacgaggaaagagaagaacagGGGCAGGACGTTAAAAATGCAAAGAATAATGAATGGAAGGAAAGACAAAGGGAAGATCACATACTAGTTCCTCTGTTAAGAACAGCCCCTGCACAAGTGGAATCAGTGTCTGCAGCAATTAACACTCTGACTCAAATTCCTCCTCGTCGTAATCATCATAATCTCGCTCCACTAGTTCCGGTTACACCCACACTGGTTCCTCCAatctcttccctcccttccaCCCCTGACGCAAAAACTAGTCCCCAATTTTTTCCTCCTGTCGTCTTTATTCACAATCCCTCGGTCTCAACTGTGGTCCCTGGCGAGGTGAGGTCTGTCTCGCCGGTTGAAGATCTCCTCTTTGAGGAGATGAAAACTCCTGGATATCATCTCAAGCAGAATCAGGAAGTGAAGGCTGGTCCAAATGTAGCACAAGAAATACACACTGTCGTTCAACCAGAGAGTGAAGTTACCCCCAGTGTGCAAGAAGCAACACCGAAACCCAAAGAAGCAGAAGATCTAAGCACAAAAGAACCGAATCGTACGCcaaagtcaaatgaaaacatatccaCAGCTAAACTGGTCAATTTTACACATAAACCAAACATGACACAGGCCACAGGCAAACCAGGATCAGATAAACTGATGGAAAATGACACCAAACTCGCAGTGAAGCAAAATAAATCGTCTCTTTCCAGACCACCAGTTACCGAACCTTCAGCCAGACCACGGCTGGCAACTGCCAGGACACCTTCAACGAGGCCAACGAAAATCAACAGAAGCAGTAAAAATAAGAAGGTTAGAAAGTCCAaggacaagaaaagaaaaaaggacaatAAGACCAATAAAACTCCatctgagaagaagaagaaggtcacAGCGCCAACGAGCTTTCCTTACTTTTTAGATAACTACTGTCCACCTGAGTGTGCCTGCTATGGAAG AGTGGTTCAGTGCTCAGATAAAGGTGTGGGAAAAGTTCCTTACGGCATTCCCTATAACGCCCGCTACGTCCTCCTCATGAATAACCACATCGACAGCATCCAGTTGGACCTGCTCAACGAATACGTCTCGATGGAGTTCCTTGTGTTGAGCAACAATCGGCTCACGGACGGCGCCATAGAAGGCGCCTTCGAGGGTGTCCCAGCTCTGAAACGCCTCTATCTGGACAGGAACCTCCTAGAAAGCATTCCAACGGACCTTCCATTTTCTCTCGAGGAGCTCCGTCTGGACAATAACCATGTTGGGGTGATGTCTGAGGCCGCCTGGGCCCGCTGCCCCGGCCTCTTGGTTCTGAGCCTCAGCAACAACAGCCTGGGGAACGGATCTGAACCTCTTGCTAATGCAgtgctctctcctctgtgcaACCTGCGCACTCTGAACCTGAATCACAACCAGCTGACATTGGTCCCCATGGGTTTACCGCTGTCCATCAAGGAGCTGTATCTCAAAGGGAATCTCATTGAGCAGTTCCGGGCAGGAGCCTTCAATGGAATATCAGAGCTGGTGGTGTTGGATCTGAGTGCAAACAGATTGACAAACAAAGGTCTTCTCAGGGAGTCCCTCCTAAACACAACTAGCTTGGAAAGTCTCAACCTGGAAGGGAACAGACTCAAGCAAGTGCCACGTCACCTTCCCCGCTCACTCAAAACTCTGAATCTGGAGGGAAACCTCATATCTTCCATAAAGAAAGCCGCTTTCAGCACCGTGAAAAACCTGGAACACCTGGGCTTGGCTCGGAACAAGATCTTCAAAGTTGCAATAGGTGCTTTCAGGATGTTGCCTGTCCTGCACCAGTTAGACCTGTGCCACAACACCTTGCGCCAAGTCCCCCGACAGCTGCCGCAAGGTTTGCACTCGGTCGCACTGACGCACAACAAGATTCAGTCTGTGCCCCGTGACGCTTTCTGCTGGGGCAATAAAAGTCTGAGTCCCAGCAGGCTCGTACAAGTGCAGCTGGAACACAATTTAATTGACATGGGCAAGTTGGATGCACAGGCTTTCAGATGTTTACGGGGATTCCAGGTGGTGCACTTCTACTGA